The following proteins are co-located in the Paenibacillus sp. JNUCC32 genome:
- a CDS encoding LuxR C-terminal-related transcriptional regulator — MSTTILSTKLYIPSPRSQAVLRPRLIERLNEGLRLHRKLTTISASAGSGKTTLLSQWIGGCPQPVAWLSLEKEDREPSRFFAYLLAALQTIGVDIGERVVSTLHAPSPHPLPIEAIVMAMLNQITAKPDRVILVLDDYHVLDSKPIDRALGFLIEHMPPQMHVVIASRKDPDLPVARLRARNQLTEVRTPDLRFTSIETSEFMRHVMGLDLSGEDAALIASRTEGWIAGLQLAALSLQGHRDAAGFIRSFSGSHRYVLDYLIEEVLQQQPESVQDFLLRTSILDRLSGSLCEYVLQREGGDSPMAAVSGQETLEYLERANLFIVPLDNERRWYRYHHLFSDALRQRLSRKSKNAEDGKRIVEELHRRASDWHDRHDFWLEAFQHAAAAQDMDRAARLIEGEGMPLVFRGAIHPVLDWLDSLPKAELDARPALNVMHASALLMVGQMNGVERKLQAAEVHLPAEENGNTRDLIGHIASIRATLAVSKHQPEVIMTESRRALEYLSPHNLPVRTASMWTLGYAYQLRGDRAAAGRAYEEAVAISQKIGHFMIAMMATLGLGLLQEADNQIYAAAVTYRRVLELAGDPPPPAACEAHLGLARICREWNDLDAAERHGLKALQLAGQFDQTDRAVACEVFLARLKLSRGEVREAAAMLAKADRLGRQQQFMSQLPFIAEAQVLVLLQQGDFSEASQLAQEHGLPLSQARALLAKGQAGAALAIMEPLLAQMEAKEWADEQLKVMVVMALALHAQGDRLKAARIAAKAVAKAEPGGFIRLFIDEGPPMQELLRAASASQPIRDATGTQPMHDYLEKLLHAFEMEGLESPGKSSPSQLQLAESLIEPLSRRELEVLRLIAQGLSNRQISEKLFVALSTVKGHIRIIFDKLQATRRTEAVARARELGLL, encoded by the coding sequence ATGTCCACGACGATTTTGTCCACGAAATTATATATCCCTTCTCCACGGTCCCAGGCTGTCCTTCGTCCCAGGCTGATCGAACGTTTGAACGAGGGGCTGCGTCTGCACCGGAAGCTGACCACGATTTCCGCCTCTGCCGGGAGCGGCAAAACCACGCTGCTCAGCCAATGGATCGGGGGTTGTCCGCAGCCCGTTGCCTGGCTGTCCTTGGAAAAGGAGGACCGTGAGCCATCCAGATTTTTCGCTTACCTCTTGGCTGCCCTGCAAACCATCGGGGTTGATATCGGAGAGAGGGTGGTGAGCACACTCCACGCCCCGTCACCGCATCCTCTTCCAATCGAAGCCATCGTTATGGCCATGCTGAATCAAATCACGGCCAAACCGGACCGCGTCATCCTTGTGCTTGATGATTACCACGTGCTTGATTCCAAACCGATAGACCGCGCTCTTGGCTTTCTCATTGAGCACATGCCGCCGCAGATGCATGTGGTTATTGCCAGCCGCAAGGATCCCGATCTGCCCGTGGCCCGGCTCCGTGCAAGGAACCAGCTGACGGAAGTGCGGACACCGGATTTGCGGTTCACCTCCATTGAAACCTCCGAATTCATGCGGCATGTGATGGGGCTGGACCTGTCAGGGGAGGATGCAGCGCTTATTGCATCCCGTACGGAAGGCTGGATCGCCGGCCTGCAGTTAGCGGCGCTGTCCTTACAAGGCCATCGAGACGCTGCGGGCTTCATTCGATCCTTCAGCGGCAGCCACCGCTACGTGCTGGACTATTTGATTGAAGAAGTGCTGCAGCAGCAGCCTGAGAGCGTGCAGGATTTTTTGCTGCGCACTTCCATTCTCGACCGGCTCAGCGGTTCCTTGTGCGAATACGTTTTGCAGAGGGAAGGCGGTGATTCCCCGATGGCGGCCGTTTCCGGACAAGAAACCCTGGAGTACCTGGAGCGTGCCAATCTGTTCATCGTTCCGTTAGATAACGAGAGGCGCTGGTACCGGTATCATCACTTGTTCTCGGATGCATTGCGGCAACGCCTATCCCGAAAAAGCAAGAATGCCGAAGACGGGAAGAGGATCGTGGAGGAACTGCATCGGCGTGCCAGCGACTGGCATGATCGTCATGATTTTTGGCTGGAGGCTTTCCAGCATGCGGCTGCTGCCCAGGACATGGATCGCGCCGCGCGTCTGATTGAAGGGGAGGGGATGCCCCTGGTCTTCCGTGGAGCGATCCACCCCGTGCTCGATTGGCTGGATTCCCTGCCGAAGGCAGAATTGGACGCAAGGCCGGCGCTTAATGTCATGCATGCCTCCGCTCTCCTGATGGTCGGCCAAATGAACGGCGTCGAACGCAAACTTCAAGCCGCCGAGGTTCATTTGCCAGCCGAGGAGAACGGCAATACCCGGGATCTCATAGGACATATTGCCTCCATACGTGCGACGCTTGCGGTTAGCAAGCATCAGCCGGAAGTCATCATGACGGAATCGAGACGGGCCTTGGAATATTTAAGTCCGCATAATCTGCCTGTCCGCACGGCCTCGATGTGGACGCTGGGATACGCTTACCAGCTCCGGGGCGATCGTGCCGCGGCAGGCCGGGCCTATGAGGAGGCCGTTGCCATCAGTCAGAAGATCGGACATTTCATGATTGCCATGATGGCAACGCTAGGACTCGGACTTCTTCAGGAAGCGGATAATCAAATATATGCAGCAGCCGTGACCTATCGACGCGTTCTGGAATTAGCGGGTGACCCTCCGCCGCCGGCAGCATGTGAAGCGCATTTGGGCCTGGCCCGAATCTGCCGTGAGTGGAACGATCTCGATGCCGCTGAACGGCATGGGCTGAAGGCCCTTCAATTAGCCGGGCAGTTTGATCAAACCGACAGAGCCGTGGCTTGCGAGGTGTTTCTCGCGAGGCTGAAGCTATCGCGAGGAGAAGTGAGGGAAGCAGCCGCCATGTTAGCTAAAGCGGATCGCCTCGGGCGTCAGCAGCAGTTCATGAGTCAGCTACCCTTCATTGCCGAAGCGCAGGTGCTTGTCCTGCTTCAACAAGGAGATTTTAGTGAAGCTTCCCAGCTGGCGCAGGAGCATGGGCTCCCTCTCAGCCAGGCTAGAGCTTTGTTGGCTAAAGGGCAGGCGGGGGCTGCTCTGGCGATCATGGAACCCTTGCTGGCGCAGATGGAAGCTAAGGAATGGGCCGACGAGCAGCTTAAGGTCATGGTCGTGATGGCCCTGGCTCTGCATGCCCAGGGTGATAGGCTGAAAGCTGCCCGGATCGCCGCAAAGGCTGTGGCGAAGGCCGAGCCCGGCGGTTTTATCCGGTTATTCATCGATGAAGGGCCGCCGATGCAGGAGCTGCTCAGAGCAGCATCTGCCAGCCAACCGATACGAGATGCAACCGGAACCCAACCGATGCATGATTATCTGGAGAAGCTGCTGCATGCTTTTGAGATGGAAGGACTGGAAAGCCCGGGCAAGTCCTCTCCAAGCCAGCTTCAGCTTGCAGAGTCTCTGATCGAGCCCCTAAGCCGACGGGAATTGGAGGTGCTGCGTCTCATTGCCCAAGGACTTTCCAATCGTCAGATCAGCGAAAAGCTTTTTGTTGCGCTTAGTACCGTCAAAGGGCATATCCGGATCATATTCGATAAACTTCAGGCTACCCGCCGTACCGAAGCTGTTGCGCGTGCGCGCGAGTTGGGCTTGCTGTAG
- a CDS encoding transcriptional regulator: MSRFDQQYELWLHTNILNEKNPRRLEILNKGLGHGTVEFLRSVWFPAIGHFNDLHPEWEVRDFSNGYRYLDLAYMPGDARGGIEIQGYGPHARDLDVRRFKDLCRRHCLLALDGWTFLPIAYPSIVEEPKQCQQLILSFVGRFVATDVPASLSWLEAEAVRFARRLLRPITPLELAAHLRVSDRHTRRILHKLVELRILDIASGEQRVRTYKLRL; the protein is encoded by the coding sequence ATGTCACGGTTCGATCAACAATATGAGCTCTGGTTACACACGAATATCCTCAATGAAAAGAATCCCCGCAGGCTCGAAATCCTTAATAAAGGCCTAGGCCATGGCACCGTCGAGTTTCTGCGTTCCGTATGGTTTCCAGCGATCGGTCATTTCAATGACTTGCATCCTGAATGGGAAGTACGCGATTTCAGCAATGGTTATCGTTATTTGGACCTCGCCTATATGCCAGGTGATGCTAGAGGAGGCATCGAAATACAAGGGTACGGGCCGCATGCCCGCGATCTGGACGTCAGAAGGTTTAAGGATTTATGCCGCCGCCATTGTTTATTGGCATTGGATGGCTGGACATTCCTTCCCATAGCCTATCCCTCCATCGTCGAAGAGCCAAAGCAGTGCCAGCAGCTCATCCTATCCTTCGTCGGCAGATTCGTTGCAACCGATGTACCTGCATCATTAAGCTGGCTGGAGGCTGAAGCTGTGCGATTTGCCCGGCGACTTCTACGCCCGATAACCCCCTTGGAGCTTGCCGCCCATCTTAGGGTAAGCGACCGGCATACCCGACGAATATTGCACAAACTGGTGGAGCTCCGGATTCTGGACATCGCAAGCGGAGAACAACGAGTCCGTACCTACAAACTCCGCTTGTAA
- a CDS encoding NAD-dependent epimerase/dehydratase family protein, whose product MNIFVAGSTGVIGQQLLPKLVQAGHEVTGMTRNNQGKGLIESWGARGIVADAFDREGMIAAIGEIRPDVIIHQLTSLSQWNLEDNARIRIEGTRHLVEAAQIHGVKRMIAQSIAWAYEPGEHPATEDAPLDVQAPAPRKSTIDGIVSLEHAVAQMPSHVILRYGMFYGPGTWYDANGIMAEKVRSRALRATDGVQSFLHVEDAALAALLALDWPSGPVNIVDDEPAAGTAWLPVYADALEAPAPAYQAGSKRGERGASNAKARKEYGWQPLHPTWRTGLAQSLR is encoded by the coding sequence ATGAACATATTTGTTGCAGGCTCTACGGGAGTCATCGGCCAGCAGCTGCTTCCCAAGCTGGTGCAAGCCGGTCATGAGGTTACAGGCATGACCCGCAATAATCAGGGTAAAGGGTTGATCGAATCCTGGGGAGCAAGAGGGATCGTTGCGGATGCTTTTGACCGCGAAGGAATGATCGCCGCAATCGGGGAGATCCGGCCGGATGTCATTATCCATCAGCTTACTTCGTTAAGCCAATGGAATCTGGAGGACAATGCCAGGATTCGGATAGAGGGAACGCGTCATTTGGTGGAAGCCGCCCAAATCCATGGCGTTAAGCGAATGATTGCCCAGAGCATTGCTTGGGCGTACGAGCCGGGAGAGCATCCCGCCACCGAAGACGCCCCCCTGGATGTCCAAGCGCCTGCACCTCGCAAGTCGACGATAGACGGTATCGTATCGCTGGAGCATGCCGTTGCCCAAATGCCGAGCCACGTCATTCTAAGGTACGGAATGTTCTACGGACCCGGCACGTGGTACGACGCCAACGGGATCATGGCGGAAAAAGTACGAAGTCGAGCTCTGCGGGCAACGGATGGCGTTCAGTCCTTTCTCCATGTCGAGGATGCGGCGCTTGCTGCTCTGCTGGCATTGGACTGGCCGTCAGGCCCGGTCAACATCGTTGACGATGAGCCTGCTGCGGGAACGGCATGGCTGCCGGTGTATGCCGATGCGCTGGAAGCACCAGCTCCAGCCTATCAAGCAGGGAGCAAGCGCGGCGAGCGCGGCGCATCCAACGCCAAAGCCCGGAAGGAGTATGGCTGGCAGCCGCTCCATCCCACGTGGCGAACCGGGCTAGCGCAATCGCTGAGGTGA
- a CDS encoding stalk domain-containing protein — translation MKKMNGRVAFMLVTILLAVNCTVLGAAGAAEATNVDSRSIPVSVAGGSGHGVAAWSDGSVTAWGYNKSGQVGDGTSIHQLVPKQVAGLTDIVQVAAGDNSSFALDKNGDVWAWGDYYSPYINGDPLLPFQKRGGLIKLEGLKDVASLAISNHGSVALHKDGSATIWSPTFDPNDHLKMTVKYFPIKGVTNAKTIVVAGHEALILAKDGSVDMLTVYNSFYDRFRLEREFREVKPLVASSITGIAAHWYDVFLLHENGTVLRWNVNTKQQAPAAVKGLNDIQEIRTGNNRLFMLKNDGTVWQWNYNDPTAKPFRLKGLTGITALWGSKGYTGYATNQDGKVLAWGEEKYQGSGSPNENEGNPVMVQPPLSWTVNGQTVSFYGSSAMVEGKLYVPYNSVFEALGIKVKRGQSNPDPKQGKQRFPIWSFSYGGNTVSIKSSDPAVVLVNGKVTREDASVPFLANSTMFPLELITSKLGIPMSWNKTTGEVILGKTP, via the coding sequence ATGAAGAAAATGAATGGCAGAGTAGCTTTTATGTTAGTGACGATACTATTAGCAGTCAATTGTACGGTGCTTGGCGCTGCGGGAGCGGCGGAAGCAACGAATGTAGATTCCCGCTCCATACCGGTAAGCGTGGCTGGGGGCAGCGGACATGGTGTTGCGGCATGGAGCGACGGCTCCGTGACCGCCTGGGGTTATAACAAGTCAGGTCAAGTAGGTGACGGGACCAGCATTCATCAATTGGTGCCCAAGCAAGTCGCGGGTCTGACTGATATTGTTCAGGTGGCGGCAGGCGACAATTCTTCATTTGCCTTGGACAAGAACGGGGACGTGTGGGCTTGGGGCGATTATTACTCGCCTTATATTAACGGGGATCCGTTGTTGCCTTTCCAAAAAAGGGGAGGGCTGATCAAGCTGGAAGGACTTAAGGATGTAGCCAGCCTGGCCATTTCAAACCATGGTTCTGTCGCATTGCATAAGGATGGGTCTGCAACGATATGGAGTCCGACGTTTGATCCGAATGATCATTTAAAGATGACGGTGAAATACTTTCCTATCAAGGGAGTCACGAATGCAAAAACAATAGTGGTCGCCGGACATGAGGCCCTGATTCTCGCTAAAGACGGCAGCGTCGATATGTTAACGGTATATAATAGTTTCTACGACCGGTTCCGCCTGGAACGCGAGTTTCGCGAAGTTAAACCGCTGGTTGCTTCCTCCATTACCGGAATCGCCGCGCATTGGTATGACGTGTTTCTGCTGCATGAGAACGGAACGGTGCTGCGGTGGAATGTGAACACGAAGCAGCAAGCGCCGGCTGCGGTGAAGGGATTAAACGATATCCAAGAGATAAGAACGGGGAACAACCGTTTATTTATGCTTAAAAACGACGGCACGGTCTGGCAGTGGAATTACAACGATCCGACGGCAAAGCCTTTCCGATTGAAAGGTCTGACAGGTATAACGGCACTTTGGGGAAGCAAGGGATATACCGGTTATGCAACCAATCAGGACGGCAAGGTCCTGGCTTGGGGAGAAGAGAAATATCAAGGCAGCGGCTCGCCTAACGAGAACGAAGGGAATCCGGTCATGGTGCAGCCTCCTTTATCTTGGACGGTAAACGGACAAACGGTTAGCTTCTACGGTTCTTCCGCCATGGTGGAAGGCAAGCTGTATGTACCGTATAATAGCGTATTTGAAGCCCTGGGGATCAAAGTGAAGCGCGGACAGTCCAATCCGGATCCGAAACAGGGAAAACAGCGGTTTCCGATTTGGTCTTTCTCTTATGGCGGAAATACCGTATCCATTAAATCCAGTGATCCCGCCGTTGTATTGGTGAACGGGAAGGTGACGCGAGAAGATGCAAGCGTTCCATTCCTGGCGAATTCGACCATGTTTCCATTGGAGTTGATCACATCAAAGCTTGGCATTCCGATGTCCTGGAATAAGACGACAGGCGAAGTGATCCTGGGGAAAACGCCATAA
- a CDS encoding DUF1963 domain-containing protein — MTERLPCRSEGCSATILPATAAKTGGYCMPCKQEMERAERQRYIEQHRRDIDLYEGITDPVEILKIMHAPVKRDPLIRYIPYHLKSEEVYSALSEGDADRMLNAALELLESGDEDTCQEILVSLICYRDYSLESCIPILLERGIYYPGILFKDAPARGRDRMLQFVEQDRENRNHLLLALAWIGDDQVVRQFQEWRSNPPSWAKELYVPPEAYAHEGGWELTENGSKRRLFYHDSYAIAKKVPTESTYAVEPEPAQFLKEDSASCPWCGSSLTILADLDISHPKLRFLGLSGERLRVSTSVNCSCYETIYMDVDFHGKSEWSQTNIKPEYVPGPDSGEDERSFTSAGRSLRIADKPRSSYYAAYWALGPAVSQIGGYPAWIQDAVYPSCPCCSRSMTFIGQLDWEQIEEYGEGIYYMFLCADCKVTATLFQQT, encoded by the coding sequence ATGACAGAACGGCTGCCATGCCGAAGCGAAGGATGTTCGGCAACGATATTGCCGGCAACCGCGGCCAAAACCGGCGGTTATTGCATGCCGTGCAAGCAGGAGATGGAGCGCGCAGAACGGCAGCGTTACATAGAACAGCACCGGAGAGATATCGACTTGTACGAGGGGATAACGGACCCGGTAGAGATCCTTAAGATCATGCATGCCCCGGTGAAGCGGGATCCATTAATCCGATATATTCCCTATCATCTGAAAAGTGAAGAGGTATATTCCGCTTTATCTGAGGGTGACGCCGACCGCATGCTGAATGCAGCCCTTGAACTGCTCGAATCGGGCGATGAGGACACCTGCCAGGAGATTCTTGTGTCCCTGATCTGCTATCGGGACTACTCGCTTGAATCCTGCATACCGATACTGCTGGAGCGGGGGATCTATTACCCCGGCATTTTGTTCAAAGATGCCCCTGCCCGAGGCCGGGACCGGATGCTTCAATTCGTTGAGCAGGACAGGGAGAACCGCAACCATCTGCTGTTGGCCTTGGCTTGGATCGGCGATGATCAGGTTGTGCGCCAATTTCAAGAATGGAGGTCCAATCCTCCATCTTGGGCTAAGGAGCTGTATGTTCCGCCTGAAGCTTATGCGCATGAGGGGGGCTGGGAGCTCACGGAGAATGGGAGCAAGCGCCGACTATTCTACCATGACAGCTACGCCATAGCGAAAAAAGTGCCAACAGAAAGCACCTATGCAGTTGAACCCGAGCCCGCACAATTTTTGAAGGAGGATTCCGCTTCCTGTCCATGGTGCGGAAGCAGCCTGACCATTTTGGCGGATCTGGACATCAGCCATCCGAAGCTTCGATTCCTGGGGTTGTCCGGAGAGAGGCTTCGTGTGAGCACCAGCGTGAACTGCAGTTGTTACGAAACGATATACATGGATGTGGATTTTCACGGAAAATCCGAATGGAGCCAGACTAATATTAAACCGGAATATGTGCCTGGGCCTGATTCCGGGGAGGATGAGCGAAGCTTTACGTCCGCGGGACGCTCCTTGCGGATTGCGGACAAGCCTCGCAGCAGCTATTATGCCGCCTATTGGGCGCTCGGTCCGGCGGTCTCGCAAATCGGCGGTTATCCGGCTTGGATCCAGGACGCCGTCTATCCTTCCTGCCCTTGCTGTTCCCGAAGCATGACATTCATCGGGCAGCTGGATTGGGAACAGATCGAGGAGTACGGGGAAGGCATCTATTATATGTTCCTGTGCGCGGACTGCAAGGTCACGGCAACTCTATTCCAACAAACATAG
- a CDS encoding GapA-binding peptide SR1P produces MNHSVKKVNMGVILCRHCNALIDTVDTNRIATFYGVCNQPECRQQRSATNASIRDVTKEE; encoded by the coding sequence ATGAACCATTCCGTTAAAAAGGTGAATATGGGTGTCATCCTATGCAGACATTGCAACGCTCTAATCGATACGGTGGATACGAATCGAATCGCGACCTTTTATGGCGTATGCAATCAACCGGAATGCCGGCAGCAGCGCAGCGCTACGAATGCGTCGATACGTGATGTAACAAAAGAAGAGTAA
- a CDS encoding NAD(P)-dependent alcohol dehydrogenase, protein MKAMVCTAYGPPEVLQLQEVAKPIPKDHEVRIKIYATTVNSGDCRVRGFRSPLLYKIPMRLVLGLRKPRQPILGVELAGEVEAIGQDVTRFKIGDQILAFRGMRFGTYAQYICMHEDGMIVMKPEHVTYDDAAAIFFGGTTALHFFRKANIRQGHKVLIYGASGAVGNLAVQLAKHAGTVVTGVCSTVNVELVKSLGADQVVDYTQEDISKSGDRYDIILDAVGKLPKSRCKHLLAAGGSYVTVEGQGVAKVLMEDLRRLTNLLGEGKIKPVIDRRYALEQIAEAHRYADTGRKRGSVVITVGHDH, encoded by the coding sequence ATGAAAGCAATGGTATGCACCGCATACGGACCACCGGAGGTGTTACAGCTCCAGGAGGTAGCGAAGCCTATTCCTAAGGATCACGAAGTTCGGATCAAAATTTATGCCACTACCGTCAATTCGGGGGATTGCCGCGTGCGGGGATTTCGCAGTCCTCTATTGTATAAAATTCCCATGCGATTGGTGCTGGGTCTGAGGAAGCCGAGACAACCGATTCTCGGGGTGGAGCTGGCGGGGGAAGTGGAAGCGATAGGCCAGGATGTTACACGGTTCAAGATCGGCGATCAGATTCTGGCATTCAGGGGAATGCGATTTGGCACGTATGCGCAGTACATCTGCATGCACGAAGACGGGATGATCGTAATGAAGCCGGAGCACGTGACTTATGACGATGCGGCCGCGATCTTTTTCGGAGGGACGACGGCCCTGCATTTTTTTAGAAAAGCGAACATCCGGCAGGGGCACAAGGTTCTGATCTATGGTGCATCCGGCGCGGTGGGGAATTTAGCCGTACAGCTTGCCAAACATGCGGGAACCGTGGTTACCGGCGTTTGCAGCACCGTGAATGTAGAGCTGGTGAAGTCGCTCGGAGCCGATCAAGTCGTGGATTATACCCAAGAGGATATTTCGAAAAGCGGGGATCGGTACGACATCATTCTGGACGCGGTCGGCAAACTGCCGAAATCCCGTTGCAAGCATTTGCTTGCCGCGGGCGGGAGTTATGTAACGGTAGAAGGGCAGGGAGTAGCCAAGGTGCTGATGGAGGATTTGCGACGGCTTACGAATCTGCTTGGGGAAGGGAAGATCAAACCGGTCATCGATAGAAGGTATGCATTGGAGCAAATCGCCGAGGCACACCGATACGCGGATACAGGGCGTAAGAGGGGCAGTGTTGTCATCACGGTGGGGCATGATCATTGA
- a CDS encoding SRPBCC family protein, with protein MVGSIFKQEVIKATERSWEAWVVALGQEVDPLWSHEQIRNHIVEQHQVSGEWGEWIATMYEQLMGRVPVGVTKDAGVQIGVRKTMAVTKESLWDFLTSPEGLSLWIGAFPSLELRVGQEYESKEGVSGKITVVVPYHKLRLTWKRKEWDNPSRLQIYVLSTKTGNTTIAIHQEMLDDVYVREIMRRFWDETLIEIQHQVEGRSSEV; from the coding sequence ATGGTTGGCTCCATTTTTAAACAAGAAGTGATAAAGGCAACGGAACGTTCGTGGGAAGCATGGGTCGTAGCCCTTGGGCAGGAAGTGGACCCGCTCTGGTCCCATGAGCAGATCAGAAACCACATTGTCGAGCAGCATCAGGTATCCGGGGAGTGGGGCGAATGGATCGCCACGATGTACGAACAGCTGATGGGCCGGGTGCCTGTCGGCGTTACGAAAGATGCCGGGGTTCAGATCGGGGTCAGGAAAACGATGGCCGTGACAAAGGAGAGCCTGTGGGATTTCCTCACGTCTCCAGAGGGCCTGTCATTATGGATCGGAGCTTTTCCTTCTCTGGAGCTGCGGGTCGGGCAGGAATATGAGTCGAAGGAAGGCGTGTCCGGCAAAATTACGGTGGTCGTCCCTTACCATAAGCTGCGCCTGACCTGGAAACGTAAGGAGTGGGACAACCCGTCCCGGCTGCAAATTTATGTGCTGTCCACGAAAACGGGAAACACGACCATCGCGATCCATCAGGAGATGTTGGATGACGTTTATGTGCGAGAGATCATGAGGCGTTTTTGGGATGAGACGCTGATTGAGATCCAGCATCAGGTGGAGGGCAGAAGTAGTGAGGTTTGA
- a CDS encoding helix-turn-helix transcriptional regulator, with protein sequence MSKADNMLAILWLLKSHKRISAKQLSEELGVHIRTIYRNIDALCISGVPVISEMGRDGGYSIPDHIKLEPLFFDADEQKALLHAAAFAREAGYPSEEPLNRAISKIKRYTNPEQLKRLEQQENSIEAIHPPAASGLTSILHEIEAGIDRQTSLEIDYTTGYDGVKQTRTLDPYGLVHWKSKWYAVGYCHLRGEIRSFRVDRMGQIRPTDVVFNRPATFSPREFLLDSLLTEQGSESNPHLVSVHIQGIPQALDDLCGHWLLGHALVERTAEEAVFRLDESTLYTQVAYYLLSFGGKIRIVGPEELKSGLADIAESLFKYYQS encoded by the coding sequence ATGTCCAAAGCGGATAATATGCTGGCAATTCTTTGGCTGCTGAAATCGCACAAAAGAATTTCGGCAAAACAGCTATCGGAGGAACTGGGCGTTCACATCCGAACGATTTACCGGAATATCGATGCCCTATGCATTTCGGGAGTGCCTGTCATTTCGGAGATGGGACGCGACGGAGGGTACTCCATTCCGGATCATATCAAGCTGGAGCCCTTGTTTTTTGATGCCGATGAGCAAAAAGCGCTTCTTCATGCAGCAGCATTCGCACGGGAAGCGGGGTATCCATCCGAAGAGCCGCTGAATCGGGCCATATCCAAAATCAAACGATATACGAATCCGGAGCAGTTGAAGCGTTTGGAGCAACAGGAGAACAGCATCGAGGCCATCCATCCGCCTGCAGCTTCCGGGCTTACCTCCATACTGCATGAGATCGAAGCCGGGATCGACCGGCAAACCAGTCTCGAGATCGATTACACAACAGGCTATGATGGCGTTAAGCAGACACGGACCTTAGATCCTTATGGGCTCGTTCACTGGAAGAGCAAATGGTATGCGGTTGGCTATTGCCATCTGCGCGGTGAAATTCGCTCCTTCCGTGTCGACCGCATGGGCCAGATTCGGCCTACCGACGTCGTGTTTAACCGCCCGGCGACATTTTCCCCGCGTGAATTTTTATTGGACAGCCTGTTGACGGAGCAAGGCTCCGAATCCAATCCCCATTTGGTTTCCGTGCATATCCAAGGCATCCCCCAAGCTTTGGACGATTTATGCGGGCATTGGCTGCTCGGCCACGCGCTCGTCGAACGTACGGCGGAGGAGGCGGTGTTTAGACTGGATGAGTCTACGTTGTATACGCAAGTTGCCTACTATCTTCTATCCTTCGGCGGTAAGATTCGCATCGTCGGGCCCGAGGAGCTGAAATCAGGTTTGGCCGATATTGCCGAGTCGTTATTCAAATATTATCAAAGCTGA